CGCACGCCAATACACCGACGATGAATACGAAGAGCGATGCGCATGATACTGACCTCTGCAACATTGTGACATCTCCTCGATGACCTGAAACCATTTGCCTGGGCCCTCTGCCGAGGCTATGGCCACATCCCGTTGATCGCCGCGACCGTCTTCTCCACCAGCACGTCGCCCCCTTCCGGGCCGACGAGGTTATCGGCAATGCGCGATCCATAGGCACCGCCGGCCACGGCGCGGCGCGTGGGCAGATAGCGGCCCCGGTCATTGGCCAATTGGACGAGCAAGGTCTGGGCCGCACGGCTGCGGGCCCTGATGCGCGCGCCGTACTCGATATAGAGTTCGAACGGATTGGTCGCCACCGCCGTATCGCCAAGCCGTAGGACGTGCAAATCCATCGCATAGGTCGCGCTCGATCCCTGGGCCTCGTAGCGCTCGACCACGTCCCTCGCCCGGCGGAGCATCGCCGCATCGTAAGACCCAGGCTGCACGTCGCCGGAGGCGGTCAGTCGCGTCAGCTCCTTGCGCGCTTCGGCCGCTTCCGCATCGGTGACCCGTCGTGCGGGCAGTTCGAGCCGCTCGATATAATGCCGGAATACGGGGTTGTCGTCCCGCCCGCTCTGAGCGGTGTCGTACGCATGTCGCACGCCGTTGACGATCCGCCGCGCCATCTCGCGCATGCCCGGCTCGGAGCGCATGTCCGGCTCGCCCCGCCCACGACGCACCAGGTCGCGAGGCGACTGGTCGCCGGCCGCACTGACCATAGGATACACCCAAACCCGCTCGCCGTAGAGACGCTGGACCTCCTCGCGCACCGGCCCCCAGAAATCCGCCGAGAGGTATCGCTGCCCCTCGACCACCTGGGACGGACAGGCGATGTTGACCACGATGCCGGACAGACGATCCTGTCGATCCCAAAGAAACAGCAATTCCAGACCGTGATCGTCGCCTCCCTCCAACCCGACGAAGTCCGCGCGGTCGGAGTTGCCGTACATCTGGGATGAGCCGTCCGCATAGGTCGCGATCCGATTGAAACCGACGGCGGCATGCCCCAACGCCCGACTCAGCGCGGCCGGCTGTCGGGCCTTCCACGCCTGCACCGCCGCCTTGGCGGCCCGGTCGCAGAAGAACGGCGCGTATTCCAGAGGCCCCATGACCCCCGGATCGGGTTCCTTATAGACACCCGCGGTAAGCGTCGGGCCGGTGTGGGTGTGCGTCGTATTGACGCTCAACATGGCCACGTCGAAATCGGGCAGTTCTCGGGCGACGCGCCTGCGAATCTCCTCGACGTGCTCGCGGCCTACGTTCACCAGGTCACAGGCGACCAGGATGGCCTGGGCCCGACGCCCTGCTCCGTCAACGCCCTCCAGAGCCAGAGCGGTGGCCAGACAGGGATACAGCGTCTCTTCGGTCGAGACGCGTTCGTGAAACTGCCCCGCCAACTGCACCGGCTTGTCCGGCGTGATGCTGACCGTCGCCCACCCCACGCGGAAGGCGGGGCCACCGGTCTGCACCGATGCAACAGCGAGCACTCCTGCCGCAAGAAAGGCACTACCGGCCAGCGCTGCGCTATAACCCGTCCGATACAAGAAGTCACGACGACTCAATGCCTTGTCCATGTCCTTGCGCATGTTGTGTCTCCCGTTCACGACCCACGCGCGGGCCGGGCGCCCGCGGTCCGAATTCTACCACGACCCTGCCGACGAACCCAATAGGAATCGGCCGCTCATCGCCGAAATCGCCGGAGGCCACCCGATGGGTCGCCACCTGCCGAGGTTCTTCTTTGACGCCGCCGGGGGGCCGGACTATGATCTGGGCGGACGAAAGGACCTATTGGCTGAGAGCTCGAATGGCGTTGCCCAAGCTGCAATTGCACACGAAGATTCTGCTGGCGCTGGTCGCGGGAGCGGGGTTCGGCTTGGCGGCGAACCGCCTGGGACTGGCCTGGCTCGTCGTGACGTATATCCAGCCGGTGGGGACGGCCTTCGTGCGGCTGATCGGCATGGTGGTCGTGCCCCTGGTGTTCGCCTCGCTGCTGGTCGGGACCACGAGTCTCAAAGACGTCCGCCGCCTCGGTCGGATCGGGGTCAAGACGATCGCCTTCTATCTCTGCACGACAGCCATTGCCGTCAGTATCGGATTGCTGTTGGCCAACCTGGCGGGACCGGGTTCGGGCCTGGCCGAGCAGGCCAAGAGCAAGCTGATCGAAGGGGCCGAACGGCAGGACGGCGCAGCCGAAGCGGCCCAGGAAAAGCCCTCCGTCAAAGACGTCCTGCTGAACATCATCCCGACGAACCCGATCCGCGCCTTTGCCGAAGGGCAGATGCTCCAGATCATCTTCTTCGCCCTGCTGACCGGTGTCTGCCTGACGCTGATTCGGCCGGAGCGGAGCGAGCCGGCCGTTCGCTTCTTCGAAGCCGTCAACGATGTCATGGTGATGATGGTGCACCTGATTATGAAGGTGGCGCCGTTCGGTGTCTTTGCGCTGATCGCGGGCGTCGTCGCCGATTTCGGACTTCACATCCTGCTGCTGCTCGCCAAGTACTGTGCAGTGGTGGTCGTCGGGCTGCTCGTTCACATGTTGCTGGTCTATTCCTCCGCGCTGAGGCTGCTGACCGGGATGGGGGCGGTCCGATTCTTTCGCGGCATCCGCCCGGCCCAACTGATCGCCTTCAGCAGCAGTTCGAGTTCGGCCACGTTGCCCGTGACGATTGAATGCACGGCAGAGAACCTGGGCGTCTCTCGCGCCATCTGCAGCTTTACGCTGCCGCTGGGTGCGACGATCAACATGGACGGCACTTCGCTCTATCAGGGCGTCTCGGCTGTCTTTCTGGCCCAACTCTATGGGATGGACCTGAGCGTCGCCCAGCAGTTGGCGGTCGTGCTGACGGCCACACTGGCGTCGATCGGCACGGCGGGCACCCCCGGCGCCGGAATCGTGACGCTGGCGATCGTGCTGAGCAGTATCGGGGTGCCGTTGCAGGGGATCGGCATCATCATGGGCGTCGAGCGGATCCTGGACATGTGCCGCAGTGTGGTCAACGTCACCGGTGACGCCGCCTGCGCTGCCGTGGTGGCGGCAACGGAAGATCGCACTCGTAACGTGCCCACAGGGGCATTGGTCCTATTGGTCCGATAGGTCCAATGGGACGAATAGGACCAATGAGAAACCGGAGGTTGTGAAGATGTTCGATAGGAGCAAAGGCGCGATCCTGGTTGCCGTGGCAATTCTTGTGTCGTTGGCGGCGCCGTGCGGAGCCTGTTTCTCCATCGTCGTGGGCAAGAACGCCTCGGCTGACGGCGCCGTGCTTGTGGCCCACAACGAGGACGACTATCCCCCGCAAGTGGTCCACCATCACAAGGTGCCCAGGCAAACCTACGGGCCGGGAGAGCAGGTGGTGCTCCGCAACGGCGGCGTGCTCGAACAGGTCGAGCAGACGTGGGCCTATCTCTGGTCGGAGATGCCCGGCATGTTGTTCTCCGACAGTTGCGTCAACGAATGGGGCGTAACCGTCACGTCCGACAACTGCCCTTCGCGTGAGGACCGGGCGGAACTGACCGACGGCGGCATCGGCTGGATGCTCCGGCGTCTGATCGCGCAGCGGGCGCGGACGGCCCGTGAGGGTGTGCGACTGGCCGGCCGACTGGTGGAGCGGTTCGGCTACATCGCCTCCGGACGGACGTATGTCATCGCCGACCCCGACGAGGGCTGGCTCTTCTGCGTCGTCCAGGGCAAGCGATGGCTGGCCAAGCGCGTCGCCGACGATGAGGTGGCGATGGTGGCCAATACATACACGATCCGCCAGGTCGATCTGTCGGACGAAGACAACGTTCTGGCCTCGGCGGACATCGTCACATACGCGATCGAGCGCGGGTGGTACGAGCCGGGCAAGGATGGTCCGTTCGATTTCGCAGCGGTCTATGCCAACCCGGCTTCGGCATCGCATCCCGACAACGCGGGCCGACAGTGGAGCGGCCTGAGATACGTCGCGCGCGACCCGATCGAGCCCGGCTTCGATCTGCCGTTCTCCGTCGTGCCCAGGCACAAGCTCAGTGCGGCCGACATCATGGAGATTCTCCGTCATGACGAGGCAGATAAGCCGGAACCGTCCACACCCGACTCAGGGTTCGGCTGCGCCCTGTGCAGCGGCGCGACCCAGACCAGCTTCGTGGCCCAGTTGCGCCGCGGACTGCCGTCGGACATCGGCATCGTGTATTGGGTGTGCCTGGCCGAGCCGCGAACGTCGGTCTATCTGCCATTCCACTTCGGGATATCCGACTTCCCGTCCGGCTTTCGCACCGAATGCGAGCGCCCGGCGAGTGAGGTTTTCGACCGCAGGGTCACGGCACCGTTTGTCGCCGATCCGCGTGAGGCGTTCTGGACGTTCTCGAACTTTCGCGACAAGGTAGACCGCCAAGGACCGGCCCTCGTTGCCGCGACCCGGACCGAGGCCCTGCGCATCGAGAGCCGTGCGATGGCGATGCAGAAGCCGGTGGAAGAGGTGGCGAGGCGACTCCACGAGACGGATCGCATCGCCGCCGGCGAGTTGCTGGCCAATTTCTCGAAGGGGCTGTACCTGTCGGCCCTGGAGGGCATGGACAAGGTGCTGAGACAACCGGCGGACGATGAGCGAATTGTTACAAGGGCCAGAGCGATCCACGAGGCAGTCATCACGCTCGATTCCCACGTGGACATCGCCGAGGAACGGTATGCGACAGCCGAGCTCGACCCAGGCGTCGATCATCCCGAGCTCCGCTGCGACCTGGTCAAGATGGCCGCCGGCGGCCTCGACGGCGTCTTCCTGGCAGTGTACGTTCGACAAACGCCCGAATTGAACGCCGAGACGTACGCCGAAGCGCAGCGGATGGCCGAGAGCAAATTCGATGCGATTGCACGGCTGACGCAGAGCATGTATCCGGATCGCTGCGCCTTGGCGCTCCGTGCCGACGACGTCGAAGGAATCGTGGCGACCGGCAGGAAGGCCATCATGATCGGCATCGAGAACGGCTTTCCCATCGGCAAAGACCTTGATCGACTGAACGACTACTACGACCGAGGGGCCCGCTACGTCACGCTCTGTCACACGGCGCACAATCAGATCTGCGATTCGTCGAGCGAGCCGGAGCCGCTACACAACGGCCTGTCGCCGTTTGGCAAGCGCGCGGTGGCCCGCATGAACGAACTGGGCATCATGTGCGACGCCTCGCACATCTCCGAGAAGTCGTTCTTCGATCTGCTGGAGGTCACGCGGACGCCGATCCTGGTGTCGCACTCGGGCTGCTCGGCCGTTCACCCGCACGACCGCAATCTCACCGACGAGCAGCTCCGGGCCTTGCGCGACAACGGCGGCGTCATTCAAATCGTGGCGCTCGACGCCTACCTGCGCCCCGAGACGCCCGAACGCATGGACGCGGTTCGCCGGCTCCGCGAAGAGTTGGGCATCCCGTCGTATGCCGAACGGCAGAAGTGGTCCACCGAGCAGCGTGCGGCGATGCGACCCCGGCTGCGAGAGTACTACCGCCGCTATGAAGAGATGGCCGAGACGGTCCCTATCGCGACGGTCAAGGATTTCGTCGATCACCTCGATCATGCGGTTCGCGTCGCGGGCATCGACCACGTCGGCGTCGGCACCGATTTCGATGGCGGCGGGGGTGTTCCCGGCTTTGCCAACCACGCTGAGGCACTGAACGTCACCATCGAACTGGTTCGCCGCGGCTACTCGGACGACGATATCCGCAAGATCTGGGGCGGCAATCTCCTGCGCCTGTGGCGCCGCGTCGAAGCCGTCGCCAAGGAGAGGTAGGTCCATGAAGAAGGTCGCTGTCACACTGCTGCTGGTCCTGTGGGTTTGCACCCCCGGCTGTCGGAACCATCTCGCTTACGTTTCGGAGAAACCGTTGATCGGCATCACGACGGTTTACGACGAGAAGCGTCACGTCAACGAGGTCGGTTTGGCATATGTGGAGGCGGTGCTTCGCACCGGCGGCATCCCACTGGTCCTGCCCACGATCGACA
Above is a window of Anaerobaca lacustris DNA encoding:
- a CDS encoding dicarboxylate/amino acid:cation symporter; this translates as MALPKLQLHTKILLALVAGAGFGLAANRLGLAWLVVTYIQPVGTAFVRLIGMVVVPLVFASLLVGTTSLKDVRRLGRIGVKTIAFYLCTTAIAVSIGLLLANLAGPGSGLAEQAKSKLIEGAERQDGAAEAAQEKPSVKDVLLNIIPTNPIRAFAEGQMLQIIFFALLTGVCLTLIRPERSEPAVRFFEAVNDVMVMMVHLIMKVAPFGVFALIAGVVADFGLHILLLLAKYCAVVVVGLLVHMLLVYSSALRLLTGMGAVRFFRGIRPAQLIAFSSSSSSATLPVTIECTAENLGVSRAICSFTLPLGATINMDGTSLYQGVSAVFLAQLYGMDLSVAQQLAVVLTATLASIGTAGTPGAGIVTLAIVLSSIGVPLQGIGIIMGVERILDMCRSVVNVTGDAACAAVVAATEDRTRNVPTGALVLLVR
- a CDS encoding membrane dipeptidase, coding for MFDRSKGAILVAVAILVSLAAPCGACFSIVVGKNASADGAVLVAHNEDDYPPQVVHHHKVPRQTYGPGEQVVLRNGGVLEQVEQTWAYLWSEMPGMLFSDSCVNEWGVTVTSDNCPSREDRAELTDGGIGWMLRRLIAQRARTAREGVRLAGRLVERFGYIASGRTYVIADPDEGWLFCVVQGKRWLAKRVADDEVAMVANTYTIRQVDLSDEDNVLASADIVTYAIERGWYEPGKDGPFDFAAVYANPASASHPDNAGRQWSGLRYVARDPIEPGFDLPFSVVPRHKLSAADIMEILRHDEADKPEPSTPDSGFGCALCSGATQTSFVAQLRRGLPSDIGIVYWVCLAEPRTSVYLPFHFGISDFPSGFRTECERPASEVFDRRVTAPFVADPREAFWTFSNFRDKVDRQGPALVAATRTEALRIESRAMAMQKPVEEVARRLHETDRIAAGELLANFSKGLYLSALEGMDKVLRQPADDERIVTRARAIHEAVITLDSHVDIAEERYATAELDPGVDHPELRCDLVKMAAGGLDGVFLAVYVRQTPELNAETYAEAQRMAESKFDAIARLTQSMYPDRCALALRADDVEGIVATGRKAIMIGIENGFPIGKDLDRLNDYYDRGARYVTLCHTAHNQICDSSSEPEPLHNGLSPFGKRAVARMNELGIMCDASHISEKSFFDLLEVTRTPILVSHSGCSAVHPHDRNLTDEQLRALRDNGGVIQIVALDAYLRPETPERMDAVRRLREELGIPSYAERQKWSTEQRAAMRPRLREYYRRYEEMAETVPIATVKDFVDHLDHAVRVAGIDHVGVGTDFDGGGGVPGFANHAEALNVTIELVRRGYSDDDIRKIWGGNLLRLWRRVEAVAKER